The Leptodactylus fuscus isolate aLepFus1 chromosome 1, aLepFus1.hap2, whole genome shotgun sequence nucleotide sequence AGATGACAAATTCCCTGTGGAAGCCTAGGGCAGCAAACAGTGCGGATACAAACCATCAGAAGGGATTTGCGTGACACTGGGCTACAAGGGGGCTGAAATGAAGATCTATCCTCTTCAGCAATAAGTCCCGTCTTTGTCTTCGAAGCAAGAAATGCTGGAGATTGGTCTGGAGACAATGTGGATAACACCTACACCCGGGATTATGGTGGAATATACGGTAGCCACATTTCCTCTAGTCTTCATTTCCGTTCAGCTCagtgttacattgatttggtcgTTGATCCAGCGTCCGGCCATTTCTCCAAATTGTCCCAGGTTCCATTTTTTAATATGTCAAAGTCGGGCCACATGTTGCTCATGCTAATGTAAGCAGCATGTGTTACCATGGCCTGTAGCATCTCTGGATTCGTCTTCCATCGAGCACAGCATGGGTCGCCAATTGGCAAGGGAGCTTCCAGCAGCAGCCCATCTTGAGCATATGTGTGCCCAAGTGTACTCAGCACGGTATAACATGCCTTAGACAACCATTAACCACTGCACATGCCAAGGCGTGTAAGTGCATTTGTTCACCTGGTGCTCATACTTTGCAAATCAAGAATTTTTGAGCATTTAGTTTACTAAtgtttatcatttgcatatcattaacaagTCAATTGATTCAGGGATTTCCAGAATTCCAAGACTTCTTGGTGTTGCCATTTCAATGTTGAGAAATGGAAATGATTATGGAAATAAGTGAACTTCATAGTCTTTGTGGATTTATGCAAGATATCATTTTCCGTAGACTACAAGCAGCTAGTTAAGAAATTACTAACTATACAAGCTTCACTATCGGTAGGGATCAGTGAGCTCACACAGCAGTCACGCAATTCAGACCACACCTTTATATTTACAGCTGAAAGTGTTATCATGGCTGAAAGCTGAACAATGGCCGGATTTCATCCTATCGAACCACAATTTCAGATAATCTGAGGTGCTTAAACTACACCATGAGTGCGGGTTGGCCTGCTCATCGTCAGCAGTAAAAGGAAAATATGTCAAACTATTAGCTATAGGCCATGTGCTATATAATGTAAATAAAGGAGCCATCATAAGCACACGACCCTGCGAGATTAGAAACATGCCTATGCTCCCAATCTTAAGGGCGGTTTAAGTTTTAAATTGTAAAAACATTCCgagataaaaaagtaaaaaaaaaacaacaacacactgaCTCATTGGACAGGGATCACTAGGTCAATCCCAGTAATAAATTAAAGGGACTGTTCAATATTACAAGAGACTGGTTTGCTTTCTTTTTAGAGATAGCTACATGTTTCTCCATGGCCATGTCTGGTGTTCCAGCATTTAAATGGAGCCAACAccagacaaaacaaaaaacaaacaaacacattttTCTAAATTTTTAACCTACTGATGTAAACCGTATTTTCATTTATAGCATCTTCTTTAGATTATAGTTTACATTATATGTACACACCAAAATAATGTTGCTATAAACTGGGTAACTGGGGgatctagaccagtgatggccatGTCTGTAAACATCAAAGTAAGGACTTAGACCACCATGCTGTTCTAAAGCCATGGACGCCTCAGTCAGTCTTATAAAGTAAGTTGGTGGGAGTTATATTTGAAGTCTATGCCCGTTTCTGAATGGTGTAGAATTTATTTCTGTTGTACGAGACCCTCCCGCAGTTATTAATTGTGGTCCATCTGCTGCCATTACTCTGAACACTAAGAGTGGCGCTATATGTGCAGGTCTTAATTTCTCCCCACTGCAGCCTATAGAATGACAGGATATGCAAGGAAAATAGTAGCAATGCCCCATCCATGTCCGCTGGTATATCAGCTAACCTAAGCAAAAATTAGAATCTGTCTGGAAAAAGTATCACCACTCGTGGTCCAAACCACCAAGTCTAGGCTGTTTGGCTGCAACCagattgtgttttttctttttttttctttcaagttTATAATTGTTATAGGAAAAGGAGGTCAAGCCCTCAACAAAGTAACGGTCAGAAAAATTGTTGTTCAACAGACAATATCTCTCCCCAATTCCCCAATAatagacagaaatagacttgacaggctgattagaagagccagctctgtcctggcccagtacaggtggtgggtgacagaaggatactgtctgtggtgagctccatgctggagaacaactcccatcccatgtatgagactgtgatagcactgggcagtattgtcagtgactgactgcttcaccccaagtgtgagaaggaactatcggaggtccttcctcccaactgcggtcaggctgtataatctacatcaggctaagtgaagatcactccacacagagaactaaatcatcctgaagtctttcttttcttcttagttgctatgactcctattaTCTTTTCTATCTAGTATGAGCCTGTAtgggttctttcttgtaatatattactgtattatccccactgctgtaacacactgaatttccccatggagggactattaaaggattatcttatcttataaacatGCTTTCTCTGTTCATCTCTGCATACATATGTTCTGAATAACAAGGGAGAAAAGCCATCACCAGTGGTATTGATATCTCCCCAAGAACAAAAAGGGTCAGGCATGCTGAAAACCAACAGCACAGCACAATCCTTACCTCTCCTAACATTTGTCATCTGGAGAGAGATAGGGTATCCCGACAAATCGGCACATTCAGCCTATATGAATAGTTTTAGTTTATAAATGGAAGGTCTCTATTTCCAGGACTCAAATCTACTTTTGGCCCTTTATCCATTGCTTTTGCCCTAGTAGGACCAATCTATTATTAACACAGTATGCCATGGCAAATCTTTTGGAAGGCAAGGTAAACTTTTCACTACTACCAATATTATTaataaattaattattattattattagtagtagtagtaaataatactgtaataatataataaataataataataataataataatattgtaagCCGTGGATATTCCCAATGACACAAGATAAATATAGTACAATCCATACAGACATAACAAGGCAGAATGAAAAAGGTTTTAGAAAATAGTAGTAATGTGATAAACTGGAATAATCGCCAGGAATTTCTGCAGTTTCCTGGTAGACCGTTTTATGGCATTCACCCTAGACACATCAGACTGGCTcacacttttttctattactttgatcatgggaaaaaaaaaggaaattgcaGTCATAACATTGAAGAGAACGGGGCCAGACAGGTAAGAGTTAAAAAGTCAATCTGAAAACTTTTTCTTCCTGTAGCTTTGTCCTGTCATGTATGTTTGCATGCGTCATTATGTGTAGGGAGGAGGAAACCTTACACAGCCCTCTGAGCTCCTGCAATGTTTGACAAAAGCCATATGGCATGAAGCCACTGAGGAGACTACACCGCCTGCTCTACAGGACGTCCAGGACCATGGAGTAACAAACAAAGGAATCAAAAAGCCCAGAAAATGGACATGAAGGTCTTGCTGAGTCTGATCTTCCTGTCTGCGACAGTCCACAGCACAAACAGTAAgtagatacatatatatgtatatcacatgagATCTCAGGTATTGTATGACCAGTAGAGGAAAGCATAGGGGTGTAAGGTTGTGAAAGCACAAAAGCAAGAAAATCTGGTTTTACTTTAGTACAGTACGATACACTTTATTCCTGAGAATATTCAGGTATGTTACATAAAAACGTATTGAAGCGTATACATCACATTCCTATAGAGAGCTGTAGGCTAAGCTTGAGGATTCAGAAATCTGAAAGTCAATCTCAAGAAACGTACTTATTAAGTTTGGAGATCTCAGCTCACGATCTCCACCAATGCCATTATCTgacaatatattacatatacactaTAAAAGGACCTACACATCTTTAGATCAAGGTCTGACTGGTGGCGGTCCAACTTTTGGGGCACCTTCCGATAAGCACAATAAGGGTTCAAGTGAACCCTATAGTTATTTGCTagtactgctggggcctgtgtgaCCACTGGTTTCCATGTTCTCCATTTCTGAGCTTGTATataatgttttgggtttttttccaatTAACACAGACTTCTCCAAAGTAGCTTTTGCAGGAGTTATATTTGAcagtaccattttggggtacatctatcttatctatctatatcatgtgGTATGGGAAGGGGATAATGTAAAACCAACAAATAAAAAACCAACAACCCAAAATTATGGCAGAGGGCAAAAAGAAGACCATTATCTTGATCCCTTTAGGTGCTGAGGTCACAGCGGCTTTGGAGGGATTAAACTACTGAGATCTGAGTGATCTTTAATCTTATCTATGGTCCTGGAAGGCCAGTTATCTATCTATTCACCCAGGAAGGGCACACTATGCTGAATATTTATTTCACTGGTCTTTAAGAGTAGGGTTTTGGggctgtggatatatatatatgatgcctAGGGGTTAATGGGAGACACTTAAATAATGAGGGTGTCCTACTGACACCACTAATAATAGGGAACTCCCGAATGGTATTAAGGGAAGAAACTCTGCTGTCACTTGTAATAATGTAGGGGATACGGTGTggacacaatgggggggggggggcacaatacTGTTGTTCTTTACAATGGGGAGGCTAGCTCTAGTAATAAATTGTAATTTAAGCCCTTTCCTTGCTGACCATCCCACCTCCTATGTAATAATAACAACTTTACTTCACAGAGGATGGTTGGGCAATCTTCGCTTGCTTCTGGAGAGGTTATGGTCACGTAGGTACATGGTTCACAATTATCTGAGCTTTTCTTGTCCTCCAGTGCTAATTTTTACTTCTGGCAGGACTGTAGGCAAAACTACTGACTTAAGAGTCACATTCCTCTAATTTTCCAGTGCCCAGCTCAAATTGCTCTGACTTCAACTCCTTTACAAATGGCCGACAGCCATGGCCAGTCTggtgactgaattcctatgaaagtaaatatgcaactatacatctaatagcacattattaataatttaaaaattgtaattaaaaataattaaccaTTTTATTTTGTAGCCGGAGTCCGAGTCAGTAACTTTTTCGCTATTCCTTGCCCTAGCTTAGGAGAACCACTGGTCAGACTGGTCAAAACATCTTCAGAACATTTGTGATTTCCATACACACATGCAGGggataaagaataaaataaaccTATATACGTTTTATTTTTCAGGTAAAAATTTCACATTGGAGAAAAATGAATCTTACATCGGACGGACCTTTCGAACACAAAAAATTAAATCAGACTATGAACAATTTCCTATAAACACAGATAATACATCAACTCCTGGAGCTTCCAAGAATAATTCAGATCCCAGACTCTTAAAGCCTTCATCAGGACGAAGAGAGTCAAAACCTTCAACAGGACACAGAGCCTCGTATCCTTCATCAGGACATAGAGTCTCTGATCCTTCAACAGGACACAGATCCTCAGATCCTTCATCAGGACGTAGAGCCTCGGATCCTTCATCAGGACGTAGAGCCTCGGATCCTTCATCAGGACAAATCGCTTCAAAATCTTCAAGAGCACATAGCTCCTCCTCAAGTACTATTACAAGTCATAGTATCTCAAAACCTATACCGGATTCTCCCTACAAGATAAGCACGTTTAACTATACGGTCGGAAACGATGCCATGTTGTATTACACAAGCTCCATCAGCACACGGCTGATACCAGCCATATACATTCTAGTCATTCTAATTGGGATACCTTCCAATGCCATAATCCTTAAAATGCTCTTTTCCAAAGACAGAACTGTCTGCACTGCCATATTTTACACCAACCTTGCCATCTCTGACTTACTTTTCTGCCTCATGCTACCATTTAAGGTTGCGTATCACCTGAATGGGAACAGTTGGATATTTGGAGAAGCGATGTGTCGCATTACGGCACTTTTCTTCTATGGAAACATGTACTGCTCAATCCTCCTCCTCATGTGTATCAGTATCAGCCGTTACGTTGCGATAGTCCACCCTTTCATATACAGGAGTTTACCCAAACAGACCTGCGCCATTCTTCTGTGCGCCTTCGTGTGGCTCACAGTCCTCATGTTCATGATACCATTCTTTATAAACAAGCAAACCTACAACTTACAGGAGCCACCAATAGTCACCTGCAACGACAGCTATGAGATATCGGATGATGCCTTTCAGTTCTTCTATTTCATCTCACTGGCTGTGTTCGGATACCTTCTTCCATTCTCGGTCATCGCATTTTGCTATTTTTCAATCATTAGAACCTTGGGAACCCATAACCAGAAATGGCATCTGTACCTAAAAATAaccatgctggttctggttatatTCACCCTATGCTTCACTCCAAGTAACGTCATTCTTATTATACACCAAGTCAGATACCATTACACCAAGATGGATGACATGTATGGGAATTATCTCATTGCTTTAAGTTTTAGCAGTCTGAACAGTTGTCTAGATCCTTTTCTTTATTTTCTGATGTCGGAAATGACTAAACCCTCCAACAACTACGCCAAAATTAATAAACTGTCTCCTGAAACACACATGACGTTGCTCGCCTCCTAAGTGCAGCCGCCACCCTGACCGTATCTCGTATCCATTATTATGGCACCATCTGCTGGTCTCTAATGGGATTCATGAAAGGAAGGGAACGTTGCAATATAAAATAACCATCAAATGTGAAACACATGAATAGGATTTGTTCCAATCTTGTGATAAGGATTTCAACAGCCAACACCATTGACAATGATACACTGATGTACTCTAGGGCTTtatagcactttacagacattggatATCAAGGGATTGAAAGGCCAAGGCATGACATATCCATCTATAGATGCTGTTATGTGACACAATGGCGCTTCCTTTTTGATCTATATGGCTAAAAAAATGACTAATTTGGACTAAATGTTTTATATTAAATGTAATGGGCAAAATGTTATACTTCTTAAATATTTTACTTTGCATGAATATATAATACAGAGTTTCTAAAGTTGATGATATATGTTGAATTGATTTCCCACTTTCCGGAATGGTTATTCCAGAACAAGTGTGAAGTCAGACATACACGAGATACCAGACTGTCGATGACttgttcagccaacagctatttcACCCAACTCCCCTGTATACATGTGCTTTGTCGCCAAGGAttttccaaaggttttctattggGTTTAGGTCAGGACTTATGGCTGGCCAGTTCTTTATGTCAATGTTTTCAGTTTCATAGAACTGCTTCACCCGTATTGCTGTGTGACGGGGGCATTGTCCTGAACGAGAATCGCTGGTCACTGAGTGAATGATGAATGCAGGCAAGGAACTATAGGTTGTCAAAAAAGGTTCTACTAACCCTGCCATGTAACTGTTTAAGAGACCCAACTACTGCTGCTAAAAACATACCCTAACCTATGACACTTCCTCCTCCATCTTTTATGGACTTCTTTAAACTCTTTGCGTTTGGTCTTTCCCCAGTTTGACAACAAAACAAATGTTTCCCATCGAACCAAATAAATTAAACTTTCTTTCATGACTAACACAAAGGTTCGCCAAGCCTTTTAATTCTATCTGCTATAGGTTTGGTCACTGCTTGGTGGGCTTTCACTCAAAATGCTCTTAAATGGCGATACATTGTATGATGAGACAGATCATCACCCTGCTCTGTGCTGAACTGTCAGCAATTCCAGCTGTAGGGTTTAACCAATTGACCATTGATATTCTGTCCTCTACTGCATTTGTCTTAAGTGGAGAACCAGGCTTCTTGCAGGACTTGAGTTTGTGATGTTGCAAATTGCAATCTTGCAGTCAGTGAAGACTAGAATGTTAGGCTGCCAGTTAAATAGTGATTATCATAATTAAGGAAATTGGCCCAGGGAACATCAGCCCTATAAAAATCAAACgtccaataccccccccccccccaaaaaaaaaaaacaaaaaaaaaaaacatctgccttCAGGGGAGAATTGCGAAAGCTCCAAACCTCAGATATATTAGATAAAAATAATCGTTTTGGAAGGGacaagttcagtttttgaaagattcaatttcagataaagagaagacatgatgttagagacagcagagagaccgtCACCGGTGTTCTGTAGTagagcaggggtgatgtcacggcaTAGGGTATATAGctgagtgtcatcagcataaagatggtattaAGAGTCAAATCTGCTGATGGTTTATCCAATAGGG carries:
- the F2RL2 gene encoding proteinase-activated receptor 3 gives rise to the protein MDMKVLLSLIFLSATVHSTNSKNFTLEKNESYIGRTFRTQKIKSDYEQFPINTDNTSTPGASKNNSDPRLLKPSSGRRESKPSTGHRASYPSSGHRVSDPSTGHRSSDPSSGRRASDPSSGRRASDPSSGQIASKSSRAHSSSSSTITSHSISKPIPDSPYKISTFNYTVGNDAMLYYTSSISTRLIPAIYILVILIGIPSNAIILKMLFSKDRTVCTAIFYTNLAISDLLFCLMLPFKVAYHLNGNSWIFGEAMCRITALFFYGNMYCSILLLMCISISRYVAIVHPFIYRSLPKQTCAILLCAFVWLTVLMFMIPFFINKQTYNLQEPPIVTCNDSYEISDDAFQFFYFISLAVFGYLLPFSVIAFCYFSIIRTLGTHNQKWHLYLKITMLVLVIFTLCFTPSNVILIIHQVRYHYTKMDDMYGNYLIALSFSSLNSCLDPFLYFLMSEMTKPSNNYAKINKLSPETHMTLLAS